Proteins found in one Coffea eugenioides isolate CCC68of chromosome 5, Ceug_1.0, whole genome shotgun sequence genomic segment:
- the LOC113771090 gene encoding putative disease resistance protein RGA1, whose protein sequence is MLIKETFFDKRFLLVLDDVWTEEDSKWKPFKDSLKDGAPESVILVTTRSQRVARVLGTTHTHALGLMSNFDCWLIMQRIEFAGRSEEWCKKVESIGQKIAKKCKGLPLAAKTMGSLLQFKDMVQQWQKVLDSEIWQLEEAAVDLFPHLFLSYNELSPELKRCFSYCDVFPKDHDINVEELIRLWIAQGYVCPNRGGEHLELIGLDYFNNLAMRCFFQELQKVDEYLSVHEHMKCKMHDIVHDFAQFLTKNECHVLDGIDCEQGTRRNSSIERNRHLTWLDTGEALSSLVLDFGRLRSFFTFSHGRVVPLDLFCSLNCVRTLTLRNCQLREVPIEIGSLIHLRHLDLSHNPFEAMPETTCDLYYLETFDISHCGKLLCLPQRIEGLVHLRHLFNHGASGLLQMPQGLGKLTSLCSLTNFIAKSKSDDLASLKYLNQLERLDINIRGDGDFGSVELGKKIYMYEMLLRFSYETHFIETSSWIETMEPPPNLQWLALV, encoded by the coding sequence ATGCTTATAAAAGAAACCTTTTTCGATAAGAGATTCCTTCTTGTCCTAGATGATGTCTGGACAGAGGAAGATTCAAAGTGGAAACCTTTCAAAGATTCTCTTAAGGATGGGGCTCCTGAAAGTGTAATCTTGGTAACAACCAGGAGTCAAAGAGTGGCCAGAGTATTGGGAACGACGCATACTCATGCCCTAGGCCTAATGTCTAACTTTGATTGTTGGCTAATAATGCAAAGGATAGAATTTGCTGGAAGATCAGAGGAGTGGTGTAAGAAAGTGGAAAGCATTGGacaaaaaattgcaaaaaaatgCAAGGGCTTGCCACTTGCTGCAAAGACAATGGGAAGCCTATTACAGTTTAAAGATATGGTACAACAATGGCAGAAAGTTTTGGATAGTGAGATATGGCAATTGGAGGAAGCAGCTGTGGACCTTTTCCCTCATTTGTTTTTAAGCTATAATGAGTTGTCCCCAGAGTTGAAACGTTGCTTCTCCTATTGTGATGTCTTTCCCAAAGATCATGATATAAATGTAGAAGAACTTATTAGACTGTGGATAGCACAAGGTTATGTTTGCCCAAACCGAGGAGGTGAGCACTTGGAGCTAATAGGTCTTGATTACTTCAATAATTTGGCAATGCGTTGCTTTTTTCAAGAATTACAAAAAGTTGACGAATACCTTTCGGTTCATGAACATATGAAGTGCAAGATGCATGACATAGTGCATGATTTTGCACAATTTCTCACAAAGAATGAATGTCATGTACTTGATGGAATTGATTGTGAACAAGGCACAAGAAGAAATTCATCTATTGAAAGAAATCGTCATCTAACATGGCTAGACACGGGGGAGGCGTTAAGTTCTCTAGTCCTTGATTTTGGAAGGCTCAGGagctttttcactttttcacatGGAAGAGTAGTTCCCCTGGATCTATTTTGCAGTTTGAATTGTGTGAGGACTCTAACTTTACGTAATTGTCAGCTACGTGAAGTCCCAATTGAGATTGGTAGTTTGATTCACCTTCGGCACTTGGACTTGAGTCATAATCCTTTCGAAGCAATGCCAGAAACTACATGTGATCTATATTATCTGGAAACTTTTGATATCAGTCATTGTGGAAAGCTTTTGTGCCTCCCTCAAAGGATTGAAGGCCTTGTACACTTGAGGCACCTTTTCAATCACGGCGCCTCTGGATTACTTCAAATGCCTCAAGGACTTGGGAAGCTGACTTCACTTTGTAGTTTGACTAATTTCATTGCCAAGAGCAAGTCTGATGATTTGGCAAGTCTGAAATACCTAAACCAGCTTGAAAGATTGGATATCAATATTCGTGGAGATGGAGATTTTGGAAGTGTGGAGCTTGGAAAGAAAATCTACATGTATGAAATGTTATTGCGGTTTAGCTATGAGACCCACTTTATAGAAACTTCAAGTTGGATTGAAACCATGGAACCACCTCCAAACTTGCAATGGCTTGCGCTAGTTTAA